A genomic stretch from Petrotoga mexicana DSM 14811 includes:
- a CDS encoding DMT family transporter, with product MIRAFLWLLLVTVIWGSTFPIHKVVLTDLQTLPYLFIRFGIAAVLSFLIWKKHSFKYGATLGIILGLAHALQTYGINFTDASKSGFITSLYIPFTPIISYLIEKEKPNFIQWLCFPLSLLGSYMLFGGISGFNFGDFLTFLGAVLFAVHIVLITKFSKVVEETSLLAYQFLFAAIINVSISFNSSWKLGAPIWLTAIYTGIAATIVVNFLQARYQKVIGSNSTVLIFIGEPIFASLFSFIFLGEKFSGLQMIGASIMIGVIILTTFSYRVNKYLKKKLDLKEL from the coding sequence TTGATTAGAGCATTTTTATGGCTTTTGCTAGTTACTGTAATATGGGGTTCTACCTTTCCAATTCACAAGGTAGTGTTAACTGATCTTCAAACTTTGCCCTATTTGTTTATAAGGTTTGGTATTGCAGCTGTTTTATCTTTCCTTATTTGGAAAAAGCATTCTTTCAAGTACGGGGCAACCTTAGGAATAATTTTAGGACTAGCACATGCCTTGCAAACTTATGGAATCAATTTTACAGATGCTTCAAAAAGTGGATTTATTACCTCTTTATATATTCCATTTACTCCTATAATTTCTTATTTAATTGAAAAAGAAAAACCTAACTTCATTCAGTGGTTATGTTTTCCTTTGTCTTTGTTAGGTTCTTACATGCTTTTTGGAGGTATTTCAGGGTTTAATTTTGGGGATTTCTTAACGTTTTTGGGTGCCGTTTTGTTTGCAGTTCATATTGTTTTAATAACGAAATTTTCAAAAGTTGTTGAAGAAACATCGCTTTTAGCTTATCAGTTTTTATTTGCTGCTATAATCAATGTGTCAATTTCATTCAATTCTAGTTGGAAATTAGGTGCGCCAATTTGGTTAACCGCTATATACACTGGAATAGCAGCGACCATAGTTGTGAATTTTCTGCAAGCTAGATATCAAAAGGTAATTGGTTCTAATTCAACCGTTCTTATATTCATTGGCGAACCCATATTCGCTTCATTATTTTCATTTATTTTTTTAGGGGAGAAATTTTCTGGGTTACAGATGATTGGGGCTTCAATTATGATTGGAGTAATAATTTTGACTACTTTTTCATATAGAGTAAATAAATATTTGAAAAAGAAATTAGATTTAAAAGAGCTTTGA
- a CDS encoding ribonuclease H-like YkuK family protein, whose amino-acid sequence MTNFIKLFLENKSYKVWVGTDSHARDGHVTFATAIVIYKVGNGATYFYYVTHERRSYDMYSRLIKEAEFSLNTAEFIENHLNLIKPEIHLDIGLNGRSKEVFSVITGYVKGLGYNYKIKPESFAATNVAHLYTK is encoded by the coding sequence TTGACTAATTTCATTAAATTATTTTTAGAAAACAAAAGTTACAAAGTGTGGGTAGGTACAGATAGCCATGCAAGAGATGGGCACGTAACTTTTGCGACAGCTATAGTAATTTACAAAGTAGGCAATGGGGCTACATATTTTTATTATGTCACTCACGAACGTAGGTCATACGATATGTACTCAAGATTGATAAAAGAAGCCGAATTTAGTTTAAACACCGCAGAATTTATCGAAAATCACTTAAATTTAATAAAGCCAGAAATACACCTTGATATAGGTTTAAACGGTAGATCAAAAGAGGTTTTTAGTGTTATTACAGGCTACGTAAAAGGTTTGGGATATAATTATAAAATAAAGCCAGAATCATTTGCAGCTACTAATGTTGCTCATCTATATACCAAGTAA
- a CDS encoding V-type ATPase subunit translates to MLIPGLTSKVKALYSKILNQSDYHNLIEASSITEIVAYLKNNTHYNEVLVGTDIANLHRRDLEILIRKSILSDFYHLYFYLPVKVQKLFKLIERRYEIENIKFIFRSLHSGHLEYISKERLFPVNHKTISEETFMAIKNFDDALNTFKNSIYSGVITSAYDNYRKTQKLQYLLNAIDFWYFSSLESEFKKNPEFSSNLRDLFFKQVDLINIQWIYRARLLFKLSTSEVLNLLLPITFKLSKSEIENLSTSEDLNDFIEKISLTFYGEYFKNIDQNIFSYIIERLCNRILLKDAKELISETQNGLTVMSGYLFLREYEYKDLITLIEAKRYKIPNDRFNAFLLLIEE, encoded by the coding sequence TTGTTGATCCCTGGACTAACATCTAAAGTTAAAGCACTGTATTCCAAAATCCTTAATCAAAGTGATTATCACAATTTAATAGAAGCGAGTTCGATAACAGAAATAGTCGCTTACTTAAAAAACAACACTCATTACAATGAAGTATTAGTAGGAACAGATATAGCAAATTTACACAGAAGAGACTTGGAAATATTGATACGAAAATCTATATTATCAGACTTTTACCATTTGTATTTTTATCTACCAGTCAAAGTTCAAAAATTATTTAAGTTAATAGAAAGGCGTTATGAAATTGAAAATATAAAATTTATCTTCCGTTCTCTACATTCTGGTCATTTAGAATATATTTCAAAGGAAAGACTTTTCCCCGTTAATCACAAAACCATTAGTGAAGAGACATTCATGGCGATAAAGAATTTTGACGACGCTTTAAACACATTTAAAAATAGTATTTACTCTGGAGTAATCACCTCCGCCTATGACAACTACAGAAAAACACAAAAATTGCAATATTTGTTAAACGCTATAGACTTTTGGTATTTTTCCAGTTTGGAATCAGAATTCAAAAAAAATCCAGAATTTTCTTCAAACTTGAGGGATTTATTCTTCAAACAAGTGGATTTAATAAATATTCAATGGATCTATAGAGCAAGGCTTCTCTTCAAACTTTCTACAAGCGAAGTTTTAAACTTATTGCTCCCAATAACTTTTAAATTATCAAAAAGTGAAATAGAAAATCTTTCAACTTCAGAAGATCTCAATGATTTCATCGAGAAAATCTCTTTGACCTTTTATGGAGAATATTTTAAGAATATTGATCAAAATATATTTTCTTACATAATAGAAAGGTTATGTAATAGAATATTGTTAAAAGATGCAAAAGAATTAATATCTGAAACCCAAAATGGTTTGACAGTTATGAGCGGATATTTATTTCTTAGAGAATATGAATATAAAGATTTAATTACTCTTATAGAAGCCAAAAGGTATAAAATTCCCAATGATAGATTCAACGCTTTTTTGCTGTTGATTGAGGAGTGA
- a CDS encoding V-type ATP synthase subunit I, whose product MQERLKPFTIISTKTELEKISKRIIDSQSVEVIPLEKVLDESLLERIKKDNVNPFQEIYENFRNIYEFVEKNPEPKTWEVSFPTKIKKDEIIEFSKNLTDELHTLSERISKLKEEEKYLENNLNLFDKLQKIQLDVKNIQKIQNLKYKVGKISSMYYERLFNSIKNEDILVLKLNEDKDFVWLFIVYDSNEDIEKTLSIANFVEYEIPKNYSGTPSDILKTIQDQLKAVKYEIEIIEMSIKKLFYEKRRYIYEYSDYVFVMKNIYDLVQNISFTEDFFIISGWTDQATYSKLFHYCNSNDYSLLIECSIKEKQPTLLKNRSFFKHFEFIVKMFSTPSSDEIDPTPIISILFLFFFGMMFGDIGHGLVLTLLGFLIYKKSKSDLFYVLGASGISSMIFGTLYGSFFGFENIIKPLWKRPMDNINYFLLTSIYFGIAVITLAMILNIFNKIKNKQTFELLFDPNGLSGIAFYWIVLGGIFYYMRNGAFPKISIGFIVALIVAIYLNGIIFEKGKLSEKAVQSFFELFESLLGYLSNTLSFIRLGAFALNHAGLFLAFYMMSQMASNSVVSFVILLLGNILIIGLEGLVVFIQTLRLDYYEFFTRFFKGNGKEFNPVKYKF is encoded by the coding sequence ATGCAGGAAAGACTAAAACCGTTCACAATAATCTCCACCAAAACAGAATTAGAAAAAATTTCAAAGAGAATTATTGATTCTCAAAGTGTGGAAGTTATACCACTCGAAAAGGTACTGGATGAAAGTCTATTAGAAAGGATAAAAAAAGATAACGTCAACCCTTTTCAGGAAATATACGAAAATTTTAGAAATATCTATGAATTTGTGGAAAAGAACCCCGAACCCAAAACATGGGAAGTTTCTTTCCCTACAAAAATTAAAAAAGATGAAATAATCGAGTTTTCAAAAAATCTTACGGATGAGTTGCACACTTTATCCGAAAGGATTTCAAAGTTGAAAGAAGAAGAAAAGTATCTGGAAAATAATCTGAATCTTTTTGATAAACTACAAAAGATTCAACTTGATGTTAAAAATATACAAAAAATACAAAACCTTAAATACAAAGTAGGCAAAATCAGCAGTATGTACTATGAAAGGCTTTTTAACAGTATAAAAAATGAGGATATTTTAGTATTAAAACTCAACGAAGATAAAGATTTCGTATGGCTTTTTATCGTATATGACTCCAACGAAGATATAGAAAAAACACTTTCAATTGCTAATTTTGTAGAATACGAAATCCCTAAGAATTATTCAGGAACGCCTTCAGATATATTGAAAACAATTCAAGACCAATTGAAGGCTGTTAAATACGAAATTGAAATTATCGAGATGTCTATAAAAAAGTTGTTCTACGAAAAGCGTAGATATATTTACGAATACTCTGATTATGTTTTCGTCATGAAAAATATCTATGATTTAGTTCAGAATATTAGTTTCACTGAGGACTTTTTCATAATCTCTGGTTGGACCGATCAGGCAACATATTCAAAACTTTTTCATTATTGTAATTCAAATGATTATTCTTTACTTATTGAATGTAGTATTAAAGAAAAACAACCTACTTTACTTAAGAATAGAAGTTTTTTCAAACATTTTGAGTTCATTGTTAAGATGTTCAGCACACCATCGAGCGATGAAATAGACCCAACACCTATAATCTCAATATTATTCTTATTCTTTTTTGGGATGATGTTTGGTGACATTGGACATGGCCTTGTTCTTACTTTATTGGGATTTCTAATTTACAAAAAGAGTAAAAGTGACTTATTTTACGTCTTAGGTGCTTCTGGAATCTCTTCGATGATTTTTGGAACGTTATATGGGAGTTTTTTTGGATTTGAAAATATCATTAAACCCTTGTGGAAAAGACCTATGGATAATATAAACTATTTTCTACTCACTTCAATTTACTTCGGGATAGCTGTGATAACTTTAGCTATGATTTTGAACATATTCAACAAGATTAAAAATAAGCAAACATTTGAACTTTTATTCGATCCAAATGGCTTATCAGGGATTGCATTTTATTGGATAGTACTTGGAGGAATTTTTTATTATATGAGAAATGGTGCATTCCCAAAAATAAGTATTGGTTTTATTGTTGCATTGATAGTTGCCATATATCTTAATGGTATAATCTTTGAAAAAGGAAAATTAAGTGAAAAAGCTGTTCAAAGTTTTTTCGAGCTTTTTGAATCTCTACTTGGATACCTAAGCAACACTCTTTCTTTTATAAGGTTAGGTGCTTTTGCTTTAAACCATGCCGGGCTATTTCTCGCATTTTACATGATGTCTCAAATGGCAAGTAACTCAGTAGTTTCATTTGTTATATTACTCTTGGGTAATATTCTAATAATCGGATTGGAAGGCCTGGTTGTGTTCATTCAAACTTTAAGGTTAGATTATTACGAATTTTTCACCAGGTTTTTCAAAGGTAATGGGAAAGAATTTAATCCAGTTAAATACAAATTTTAA
- a CDS encoding ATP synthase subunit C produces the protein MAYVVSLTALVVLTIMFGFYFSKKPEKARSFAKKFFRGNIAVFGVVLLLAIITLFPTHVSAQTTTSTTETSVTSDTTNNKGLGLLGAALSTGLSAIGAGIGVAIVGSAAVGAISEKPELLGRTLIYVGLAEGIVIYGLIVSIMILGRI, from the coding sequence ATGGCATATGTTGTTTCATTAACCGCTTTAGTTGTTTTGACAATTATGTTTGGTTTTTATTTTTCAAAAAAACCCGAAAAGGCAAGATCTTTTGCAAAAAAGTTTTTTAGGGGAAACATTGCTGTATTTGGAGTTGTACTTCTTTTAGCTATAATTACTCTTTTCCCGACCCATGTTTCAGCTCAAACAACAACTTCTACAACTGAAACGAGCGTAACATCTGACACAACGAACAATAAGGGGTTAGGATTATTGGGCGCAGCATTATCTACAGGTTTATCCGCTATTGGTGCAGGTATCGGTGTTGCGATAGTAGGTTCGGCAGCGGTAGGAGCTATAAGTGAAAAACCCGAGTTATTAGGAAGAACGTTAATATACGTAGGTTTAGCCGAAGGAATAGTGATATATGGGTTGATCGTTTCGATAATGATACTGGGGAGAATCTAA
- a CDS encoding V-type ATP synthase subunit F, protein MKFFLISDNIDTAIGLRLSGIVGTVVHERDEILEAFNKALSNKEIGVVLITELASQKIPEEVKKHKLAGQLPLIFVIPDRHGWRGDKDFITKYVEGAIGVKINE, encoded by the coding sequence ATGAAATTCTTTCTAATAAGTGATAACATCGACACTGCCATTGGTTTAAGACTTAGTGGAATTGTTGGGACCGTTGTTCATGAAAGAGATGAGATATTAGAAGCCTTCAATAAGGCGTTGAGCAATAAAGAAATTGGCGTTGTTTTGATAACTGAGTTAGCTTCACAAAAGATACCGGAAGAAGTTAAAAAACATAAACTAGCCGGACAGTTACCTTTAATTTTTGTCATACCGGATAGGCACGGATGGCGAGGCGACAAAGATTTCATTACAAAGTACGTTGAAGGGGCAATTGGAGTGAAAATAAATGAATGA
- a CDS encoding V-type ATP synthase subunit E family protein has protein sequence MNEIEDKLESMLELLDKKFEQKCDELKISYNKKLEEVQKRIEEDINNYRDKKLKEAKEEADLTVKVSQSKAKLKIKQERLKLKNQLLESLLQLIKKDLVTLDPDNKKYFYQKLYIDATKLIHNDYEVLCNKNDYETVKSIVLDHNVKTSKEIEGGILLKSNNTIINNSIDSYVEQNKTKIFSLILEEVGDI, from the coding sequence ATGAATGAAATCGAAGATAAATTGGAATCAATGCTTGAATTATTAGACAAGAAATTTGAACAAAAATGTGATGAATTAAAAATTTCTTATAATAAGAAACTGGAAGAGGTTCAAAAAAGAATTGAAGAAGATATAAATAATTACAGAGATAAAAAATTAAAGGAAGCTAAAGAAGAGGCCGACCTTACTGTGAAAGTTAGCCAATCAAAAGCTAAGTTGAAGATAAAACAAGAAAGACTTAAGTTGAAAAACCAACTATTGGAAAGTCTTTTACAATTAATAAAAAAAGATCTTGTGACTTTGGATCCTGACAACAAAAAATATTTTTACCAAAAATTGTATATTGACGCAACTAAGCTGATACATAACGATTACGAGGTGCTCTGTAACAAAAATGATTATGAAACAGTGAAATCTATAGTTTTAGATCATAACGTTAAAACAAGTAAAGAAATTGAAGGTGGAATCCTCCTAAAAAGTAATAATACAATCATTAACAACAGCATAGATTCATATGTAGAACAAAATAAAACAAAAATCTTCTCTCTGATATTGGAAGAAGTAGGTGATATATAA
- a CDS encoding V-type ATP synthase subunit A, with protein sequence MYIKEINGPVVKVKGVEKLSMNEMVKVGNLHLIGEVISIDEDEATVQVYEETSMLKPKEPIEGTGQMLSVALGPGLLGSIYDGIQRPLNKLIEKSGSFIGRGVEEFGLDLSKRWEVMFLKKKGDIVKGGDVISQVQETKHIVHKIMVPADIHGKIVEIKQNGSYKVDEVLAKIQTEDGIKEIKMYQFWPIKVPRVVKNKLEPNIPLITGQRVIDIFFPISKGGTAAIPGGFGTGKTITQHQLAKWADADIIVYIGCGERGNEMTEVLEEFPNLQDPKTGAPLMERTVLIANTSNMPVSAREASIYTGVTIAEYYRDMGYNVAVMADSTSRWAEALRELSGRLEEMPAEEGYPAYLASRIGQFYERAGLSKNLNDTNGSVTIIGAVSPPGGDFSEPVTQSTTRFVKCFWGLDKNLAYSRHYPSINWITSYSGYAGDLKEWFTKNVTKDWSQYRNEAMELLNQDDALQQTIKIVGEDVLPDIQKLVVSIARIIKIGILQQNAFSEVDSYCQLEKQHMMLKIIIDTYYKAKTFINRSVPITQVLPSEITSKLLTMKEDITDLNEFKKIEDLLGKHFEELEKKYNS encoded by the coding sequence ATGTACATTAAAGAAATAAATGGACCTGTCGTTAAAGTTAAAGGTGTGGAAAAACTTTCGATGAATGAAATGGTTAAGGTAGGTAATCTGCACTTAATAGGAGAGGTAATCTCCATTGATGAAGATGAAGCAACTGTTCAAGTTTACGAGGAAACTTCTATGTTAAAACCTAAGGAACCCATTGAAGGTACAGGACAGATGCTTTCTGTAGCGTTAGGTCCGGGCCTTCTAGGAAGTATTTACGACGGTATTCAAAGACCATTGAACAAATTAATAGAGAAAAGTGGATCCTTTATTGGCAGAGGGGTAGAGGAGTTTGGACTAGATCTTTCAAAAAGATGGGAAGTTATGTTTTTAAAGAAAAAAGGAGATATTGTTAAGGGTGGAGATGTAATATCTCAAGTGCAAGAAACAAAACACATAGTGCATAAAATTATGGTTCCAGCAGATATACATGGAAAGATAGTTGAAATCAAACAAAATGGTTCCTATAAAGTAGATGAGGTTTTGGCAAAAATTCAAACTGAAGACGGTATAAAAGAAATAAAAATGTATCAATTTTGGCCTATTAAAGTACCTCGAGTTGTAAAAAATAAATTAGAACCCAATATACCCTTGATAACGGGCCAAAGAGTTATAGATATTTTCTTTCCCATCAGTAAAGGAGGAACTGCCGCTATCCCAGGAGGTTTTGGTACCGGGAAGACTATAACTCAACATCAATTAGCTAAATGGGCAGATGCTGATATTATTGTTTACATCGGTTGTGGAGAAAGAGGAAATGAAATGACAGAGGTATTGGAAGAATTCCCTAATTTACAGGACCCTAAAACGGGGGCCCCGCTGATGGAGAGAACTGTCCTAATTGCAAATACTTCCAACATGCCTGTTTCTGCTAGAGAAGCGTCTATTTATACCGGGGTAACTATCGCAGAATACTATAGAGACATGGGTTACAACGTTGCAGTAATGGCTGATTCCACTTCACGATGGGCTGAAGCACTGAGGGAATTATCAGGAAGACTGGAAGAAATGCCTGCAGAAGAAGGTTATCCCGCATACCTTGCTTCCAGAATTGGCCAGTTTTATGAAAGAGCCGGATTATCGAAAAATCTCAACGATACGAATGGTTCTGTCACAATAATTGGAGCCGTATCACCTCCTGGTGGAGATTTTTCTGAACCTGTTACTCAAAGTACTACCAGATTTGTTAAATGTTTCTGGGGACTTGACAAAAACCTAGCTTATTCTCGACATTATCCATCTATAAATTGGATTACCAGCTATAGCGGATACGCAGGTGATTTAAAAGAATGGTTCACCAAAAACGTTACAAAAGACTGGAGTCAGTATAGAAATGAAGCTATGGAATTACTCAACCAAGACGATGCTCTTCAACAAACTATAAAAATTGTTGGGGAAGATGTTTTACCTGATATTCAAAAATTGGTAGTTTCAATAGCTAGAATAATAAAAATTGGAATATTACAACAAAACGCTTTCAGTGAAGTCGATTCGTACTGTCAATTAGAAAAACAACATATGATGCTAAAGATTATAATTGATACTTATTACAAGGCTAAAACTTTTATAAACAGGTCAGTTCCAATTACTCAAGTCCTACCCTCAGAAATAACAAGTAAGTTGTTAACAATGAAAGAAGATATCACCGATTTGAACGAATTCAAGAAAATCGAAGATCTTTTAGGTAAACATTTTGAAGAATTGGAAAAAAAGTATAACAGTTAA
- a CDS encoding V-type ATP synthase subunit B codes for MAIREYDQISEIRGPLIIVENTEDIGYNEIVEIEEKGKRRVGSVILVSENKAVVQVFEGTQGLSLTNSKIKFLGRTQEINLSSDILGRTFNGLGEPIDGMGEIISQKSADINGSAINPAAREYPKNFIQTGISVIDTMLTLIRGQKLPIFSGNGLPHNNLAVQIAKQAKLTSKEEFSVVFAAIGLKKDDANFIIKNFEDSGAIQNMVLFLNLASDPVVERIATPRMALTVAEYLAFEEDKHVLVILNDMTNYCESLRELSNYRGEVPGRKGFPGYLYSDLASLYERAGIIKGKKGSVTQIPILTMPNDDITHPIPDLTGYITEGQIVLSRDLFRKNIYPPINSLSSLSRLMKDGIGEGYTRYDHPNLSSQLFASYSRVFEIRSLAAIIGEDDLSEIDKLYLKFGEEFEQKFLNQGFQENRNLEQSLDLAWEILSLLPKTELTRIKEKEFEEHYSKK; via the coding sequence ATGGCAATAAGGGAATACGATCAAATTTCAGAAATTAGAGGACCTCTTATAATAGTTGAAAATACGGAAGATATCGGATACAATGAAATAGTGGAAATAGAGGAAAAAGGAAAAAGAAGAGTGGGTTCCGTTATTCTTGTTTCTGAAAATAAAGCTGTTGTTCAGGTTTTTGAAGGAACACAAGGACTTTCTCTTACAAATTCAAAGATAAAATTCTTGGGCAGAACCCAAGAAATCAATTTATCTAGTGATATTTTGGGAAGAACTTTCAACGGATTAGGAGAACCAATTGATGGAATGGGGGAGATTATTTCTCAAAAAAGTGCGGATATAAACGGATCAGCCATAAACCCCGCTGCCAGAGAATACCCCAAAAATTTCATTCAAACGGGTATTTCTGTAATTGATACAATGTTGACTTTAATAAGAGGACAAAAATTGCCGATTTTTTCTGGAAATGGTTTGCCACATAATAATTTAGCAGTACAAATCGCCAAGCAAGCAAAGTTAACTTCCAAAGAAGAATTTTCTGTAGTTTTTGCTGCTATAGGGTTAAAAAAAGATGATGCCAACTTCATAATCAAAAATTTCGAAGACAGTGGAGCAATTCAGAATATGGTGTTATTTTTAAATTTGGCGAGTGATCCAGTGGTGGAAAGGATAGCAACCCCTAGAATGGCATTGACTGTAGCAGAATATTTAGCTTTTGAAGAAGATAAACACGTTTTAGTTATTTTAAACGATATGACAAACTATTGTGAATCCTTGAGAGAACTATCTAATTACAGAGGAGAAGTACCAGGAAGAAAAGGATTCCCAGGATATCTTTACTCCGATCTTGCCTCTTTGTATGAAAGAGCGGGAATAATCAAAGGGAAAAAAGGTTCGGTAACTCAAATACCTATTTTAACAATGCCAAATGATGACATCACCCACCCCATCCCTGACTTAACAGGATACATCACCGAGGGCCAAATAGTATTATCTCGTGATCTATTTAGAAAAAATATATATCCGCCTATAAACAGCCTTTCCTCCTTATCACGACTGATGAAAGATGGTATAGGAGAAGGGTATACTCGGTATGACCATCCAAATCTATCTTCCCAACTTTTTGCTTCTTATTCTCGAGTTTTTGAAATAAGGTCATTAGCGGCCATAATTGGTGAAGATGACCTATCGGAAATCGATAAACTATATTTAAAATTTGGTGAAGAATTCGAACAGAAATTTCTTAATCAAGGTTTTCAAGAGAATAGAAATTTGGAACAATCACTTGATCTTGCTTGGGAAATACTTTCTTTGTTGCCAAAAACAGAATTAACCCGGATTAAAGAAAAAGAATTTGAAGAACATTATTCCAAAAAATAA
- a CDS encoding V-type ATP synthase subunit D codes for MIFDQTIPTKGNLIALKQQYQLSQEGHDLLEKKRNIIMKELVDLIEQAKEIQEKILTTLARAYESLQLANLDLGIENIEEYANGIPEYDELKIRFKSVMGVEVPELIRQEKPKLEIPYEIYRTDAALDEAYISFETALELITEASMIENKVYKLAYEVQKTKKRVSALENIVIPKMKESIKFIQDTLEETEREEFFKLKKMKK; via the coding sequence ATGATTTTCGATCAAACTATCCCCACAAAAGGTAATTTGATTGCTTTAAAACAACAATACCAACTTTCACAAGAGGGCCATGACCTATTAGAGAAAAAGAGAAATATTATAATGAAAGAGCTAGTTGATTTGATAGAACAAGCTAAAGAAATACAAGAAAAAATATTAACTACACTAGCTAGGGCTTATGAATCTTTACAGTTAGCAAATTTAGATCTCGGCATTGAAAATATAGAAGAATATGCCAATGGAATCCCAGAATATGATGAATTAAAAATAAGGTTCAAAAGCGTTATGGGAGTTGAGGTTCCGGAATTAATCAGACAAGAAAAACCCAAGTTGGAAATTCCTTACGAAATATATAGAACGGATGCCGCTTTAGATGAAGCTTACATTTCTTTTGAAACGGCTTTGGAATTAATAACAGAAGCATCTATGATTGAAAATAAAGTTTACAAGCTTGCTTATGAAGTTCAAAAAACAAAAAAAAGAGTTTCCGCTCTAGAAAATATTGTCATACCTAAGATGAAAGAATCTATTAAATTTATTCAAGATACGTTGGAAGAAACTGAAAGAGAAGAATTCTTCAAACTCAAAAAGATGAAGAAGTGA
- a CDS encoding GntR family transcriptional regulator, whose protein sequence is MADYKTPIYQRIADKIISRIYEGEYPMNSFLPSENELAEEFHVTRTTIRKVLSLLKQQGTIKSYQGRGYKVQSLFWEQSLLKFYSFGKSIASKLENSNTKLISVKKVSGLEDVDEFENLELWEITRLRLVGEIPLILESSYIPVEFLKKVDNKNLETKPLYDLLAREGIRCVNAKEYLEPVLPSLEAQELLEIDENIPLFQTTRYTYDSENRLVEFRESLIRADHFRFFTELKL, encoded by the coding sequence ATGGCTGATTATAAGACACCTATTTATCAAAGAATTGCTGACAAAATAATTTCAAGAATCTATGAAGGGGAATATCCAATGAACTCATTTCTTCCCTCAGAAAATGAGTTGGCGGAGGAGTTTCATGTAACAAGAACGACGATAAGAAAAGTTTTAAGTTTATTGAAGCAACAAGGTACAATTAAAAGTTACCAAGGGCGAGGATATAAAGTTCAATCTCTTTTTTGGGAGCAAAGTCTTTTGAAGTTTTACAGCTTCGGAAAAAGTATAGCCAGCAAGCTTGAAAATTCTAATACTAAACTTATATCGGTAAAAAAGGTTTCTGGATTGGAAGATGTCGATGAATTTGAAAACCTTGAATTATGGGAAATTACAAGGTTGAGATTAGTTGGTGAAATTCCTTTAATATTAGAAAGTTCTTACATTCCTGTCGAGTTTTTAAAAAAAGTGGATAATAAAAATCTGGAAACAAAACCTCTGTATGATTTACTTGCTAGAGAAGGAATAAGATGTGTCAATGCCAAAGAATATCTCGAACCTGTCCTACCTTCGCTGGAAGCCCAAGAATTGCTAGAAATTGATGAAAATATTCCTCTTTTTCAAACTACAAGATACACATATGATTCGGAAAATAGATTGGTAGAATTCAGGGAAAGCCTGATAAGAGCCGATCATTTTAGATTCTTTACTGAACTGAAATTGTAG
- a CDS encoding chromate transporter, with protein MSEKGKSKIVLKMFITFFKIGLFTFGGGYAMIPLMEKEVVEKQNWVEKDKFTDTVSLTQTIPGAVAINLSILVGYNIRGVLGAVISTIGVSLPSFIIILVIAFTLTKTAGLSVLQSAFEGIRPAIASLIVYAAISLSKSVKWSIVLVLLTAGAFVAIGAFKINPIYIIVIAFIIGSLYSMPQGRKKS; from the coding sequence ATGAGTGAAAAAGGCAAATCAAAAATAGTGTTAAAAATGTTCATTACGTTTTTTAAAATAGGGCTCTTCACTTTTGGTGGAGGATATGCAATGATTCCTTTAATGGAGAAAGAAGTCGTAGAAAAGCAAAATTGGGTAGAAAAGGATAAGTTCACAGACACGGTCTCTTTAACTCAAACTATACCAGGAGCTGTGGCTATTAATCTTTCTATTTTAGTAGGATACAATATAAGGGGAGTTTTAGGAGCAGTTATATCAACAATAGGGGTTTCCTTACCTTCTTTTATAATAATATTGGTAATAGCTTTTACTCTTACGAAAACAGCGGGACTTAGCGTTTTACAAAGCGCCTTTGAAGGTATAAGACCTGCTATAGCCTCACTTATCGTATATGCCGCGATAAGTCTATCAAAATCGGTTAAATGGTCTATCGTTTTAGTTTTATTAACTGCAGGAGCTTTTGTTGCGATTGGAGCATTTAAAATTAATCCTATTTATATAATTGTTATCGCTTTCATTATAGGCAGTCTTTACTCTATGCCTCAAGGAAGAAAAAAGTCATGA